In Neomonachus schauinslandi chromosome 6, ASM220157v2, whole genome shotgun sequence, a genomic segment contains:
- the PEA15 gene encoding astrocytic phosphoprotein PEA-15, with amino-acid sequence MAEYGTLLQDLTNNITLEDLEQLKSACKEDIPSEKSEEITTGSAWFSFLESHNKLDKDNLSYIEHIFEISRRPDLLTMVVDYRTRVLKISEEDELDTKLTRIPSAKKYKDIIRQPSEEEIIKLAPPPKKA; translated from the exons ATGGCCGAGTACGGGACCCTCCTCCAGGACCTGACCAACAACATCACCCTTGAAGATCTGGAGCAGCTCAAGTCGGCCTGCAAGGAGGACATCCCCAGTGAGAAGAGCGAGGAGATCACTACTGGCAGTGCCTGGTTCAGCTTCCTGGAGAGCCACAACAAGCTGGACAAAG ACAACCTCTCCTACATTGAGCACATCTTTGAGATCTCCCGCCGCCCTGACCTACTCACCATGGTGGTGGACTACAGAACCCGTGTTCTGAAGATCTCGGAGGAGGATGAGCTGGACACCAAGCTAACCCGTATCCCCAGTGCCAAGAAGTACAAAG ACATTATCCGGCAGCCCTCTGAGGAAGAGATCATCAAATTGGCTCCGCCACCGAAGAAAGCCTGA